A window from Phaeocystidibacter marisrubri encodes these proteins:
- a CDS encoding Glu/Leu/Phe/Val dehydrogenase dimerization domain-containing protein, with translation MKDRLKAYEQKPAEIVFHWQDSETEARGWTVINSLRGGAAGGGTRMRAGLTEHEVLSLAKTMEIKFTVAGPAIGGAKSGIDFDPNDPRKDGVLRRWYNAVRPLLKNYYGTGGDLNVDQKSEVIPITRELGILHPQEGVLQGHYNPSPEDKALKIRQLQDGVSLMVKDETLTPNTNGDDKVGDLITGYGVAESVRHFYEIWGGDLSDKRVIIQGWGVVAAPAAYYLSQAGAKIVGIIDRVGGLVKEEGFTFEEIKELVLAKTGNFLVSDNMMSFEEANEKIWSIGAEVFIPAAASRLITREQLDTMSANGLEVISSGANVPFADREIFYGPIAEHADNSVAVIPDFISNCGMARVFGYLMQDHAEVTDVAIFKDTSNVIREALAKVHAKSDKRTHVTDTAYSIALDQLN, from the coding sequence ATGAAAGATCGTCTCAAAGCATACGAGCAGAAACCAGCAGAAATTGTTTTTCACTGGCAAGATTCAGAAACAGAAGCACGTGGTTGGACCGTAATTAACAGCCTTCGCGGGGGTGCAGCCGGTGGCGGAACTCGCATGCGTGCTGGACTTACGGAACACGAAGTTCTATCTCTAGCCAAGACCATGGAAATCAAATTCACCGTTGCTGGTCCAGCTATTGGCGGTGCTAAGAGCGGTATCGATTTTGATCCAAACGATCCTCGCAAAGACGGTGTTCTTCGCCGTTGGTACAACGCGGTTCGTCCCCTTCTCAAAAACTACTACGGAACTGGCGGCGACCTCAACGTAGATCAAAAATCTGAGGTTATTCCCATCACTCGTGAATTGGGAATTCTTCACCCTCAAGAAGGTGTTCTTCAAGGACACTACAATCCATCTCCAGAAGACAAAGCGCTCAAAATTCGCCAACTTCAAGATGGAGTAAGTTTGATGGTTAAAGATGAAACCCTCACCCCAAACACCAATGGAGACGACAAAGTTGGCGATCTCATCACAGGCTATGGCGTGGCCGAAAGTGTTCGTCACTTCTATGAAATCTGGGGCGGCGACTTGAGCGACAAGCGTGTCATCATTCAAGGGTGGGGAGTGGTTGCAGCTCCGGCAGCATATTACCTATCTCAAGCAGGTGCTAAGATTGTCGGCATCATCGACAGAGTGGGCGGATTGGTAAAAGAAGAAGGCTTCACCTTTGAAGAAATCAAAGAACTTGTATTGGCCAAGACCGGAAACTTCTTGGTATCCGATAACATGATGTCGTTTGAAGAAGCGAATGAAAAAATTTGGAGCATTGGCGCTGAAGTATTCATTCCAGCTGCGGCTTCTAGATTGATCACTCGCGAACAACTCGACACAATGTCCGCCAATGGACTCGAAGTGATCAGCTCTGGGGCTAACGTTCCATTCGCCGATCGTGAAATCTTCTACGGTCCTATTGCTGAACATGCAGACAATAGCGTTGCTGTAATCCCTGACTTTATTTCAAACTGTGGAATGGCCCGTGTATTTGGCTACTTGATGCAAGACCATGCAGAAGTAACCGACGTTGCCATCTTCAAAGACACTAGCAACGTGATTCGCGAAGCCTTAGCCAAGGTACACGCAAAGAGCGATAAAAGAACGCATGTAACAGATACTGCGTACAGCATTGCACTAGATCAGCTCAACTAA
- a CDS encoding sensor histidine kinase, translating to MDTKSIKIVVVIGFLAIAGVLGLQSYWLYQTFENEQDRLDESIHIALLEVVKQLYRDQPLPQNNPVKRISADYYAVNTEAEIDASLLEYFLEVELARRAVNLDFEYAIYNCYDNEMVYGSYVSVSGEEPRESEYFPKLDDYVYYFAVRFPGRTKFVVSSLSEWILLTVLLIVVLAIYVYSVFAFSRQHRYASMQRDFINAMAHEFKTPLSSIRLASAYLIEQPEVINDDRNLKYAKALISSSDRLNSEVERILELARVEARSLPLKMESVSFTSLCEEVLDGLRLSYQKVQFDVVGKAGEVVADPIHLKNILFNLIDNAAKYGNGEVRIQCEVRRDGTVIRVEDNGTGIPVAERKRVFGKFYRSSTREEAKGFGLGLYYVSHVVKAHGWKIEVADSDLGGTAIYIIIPKS from the coding sequence GTGGATACGAAGAGTATTAAAATTGTAGTTGTTATCGGGTTCCTCGCTATAGCAGGGGTTCTGGGTTTGCAATCGTATTGGTTGTATCAAACTTTTGAGAATGAACAAGACCGCTTGGACGAGAGCATTCATATTGCTTTGCTCGAAGTGGTCAAGCAGTTGTACCGAGATCAACCTCTTCCTCAAAACAACCCCGTTAAACGAATCTCTGCGGATTATTACGCAGTGAATACCGAAGCGGAAATTGACGCCTCTCTCCTCGAGTACTTCTTGGAAGTTGAACTGGCTAGAAGAGCGGTTAATCTGGATTTTGAGTATGCTATTTACAATTGCTACGACAATGAAATGGTCTATGGGAGTTATGTTTCTGTAAGTGGAGAAGAGCCACGTGAGTCGGAGTATTTCCCAAAACTAGATGACTATGTGTACTATTTTGCAGTTCGTTTTCCAGGCCGAACCAAGTTTGTGGTGTCTTCTTTAAGTGAGTGGATATTACTTACGGTATTACTCATTGTGGTTCTTGCCATCTACGTTTACTCAGTGTTTGCATTTAGTCGGCAACATCGTTATGCCTCCATGCAACGCGACTTTATCAACGCCATGGCCCACGAGTTTAAAACACCGCTTTCTTCCATTCGATTGGCTTCTGCTTACTTGATTGAACAGCCAGAAGTGATCAATGACGATAGGAACTTGAAGTACGCGAAAGCGCTCATTTCTTCCAGTGATCGCTTGAACTCAGAAGTGGAGCGTATCCTCGAGTTGGCAAGAGTTGAAGCTCGATCTCTCCCTCTGAAGATGGAGTCGGTGTCCTTTACTAGTCTTTGCGAAGAGGTATTAGACGGGCTTCGATTATCCTACCAAAAGGTTCAGTTTGATGTGGTGGGAAAAGCAGGTGAAGTGGTGGCCGATCCCATCCATTTGAAGAATATCCTTTTCAACTTAATTGACAATGCAGCCAAGTACGGAAATGGTGAGGTGCGGATTCAATGTGAAGTTCGAAGGGACGGCACGGTGATTCGCGTAGAAGACAACGGTACGGGAATCCCCGTGGCTGAGAGGAAACGGGTATTTGGCAAGTTCTATCGCTCGTCAACCAGAGAAGAAGCGAAGGGTTTTGGCCTTGGTCTTTACTATGTAAGTCACGTAGTAAAGGCGCACGGTTGGAAAATAGAAGTTGCAGACTCCGACTTAGGCGGAACGGCCATTTACATAATCATTCCAAAATCATGA
- a CDS encoding response regulator transcription factor, producing MRAQSDIRILYLEDDETLAFLTSDHLSLKGYEVVHVETGEEALSQVNASHFDLCILDIMLPGIDGLTVAERIRKANREVPIIFLSARTLVEDRITALRIGADDYLVKPFRIEELLLKIEVFLRRSGAVNTAIEEYVASDVVFRPTEFRIQLFDKDVKLTAREAEVLEFLWKHANKTLKREEILLAVWGDDDYFLGRSLDVFISRLRKMLAETHLEIENVHGVGFVFHVTN from the coding sequence ATGAGAGCACAATCGGATATCCGCATTTTGTATTTGGAGGATGATGAAACACTGGCCTTTCTAACTTCCGATCACTTGAGTTTGAAAGGGTATGAAGTGGTACATGTGGAAACTGGGGAAGAGGCCTTGAGTCAGGTGAATGCTTCGCATTTTGACCTGTGCATTCTGGATATTATGTTGCCAGGCATAGATGGGCTTACAGTAGCCGAACGAATTCGGAAGGCCAATCGAGAAGTACCCATTATCTTTTTATCGGCAAGAACACTGGTGGAAGATCGAATCACGGCCCTGCGGATTGGTGCGGATGACTATTTGGTGAAGCCGTTTCGAATTGAAGAGTTACTCTTGAAGATTGAGGTTTTTTTGCGTCGGTCGGGTGCCGTGAATACAGCCATTGAAGAATATGTGGCTTCAGATGTGGTGTTTCGCCCCACCGAATTTAGAATTCAACTTTTTGATAAGGACGTAAAGCTCACCGCTCGAGAGGCAGAGGTGTTGGAGTTTCTTTGGAAACACGCCAACAAGACACTGAAGCGAGAAGAAATCTTACTCGCTGTTTGGGGAGATGACGATTATTTCCTCGGTCGGTCTTTAGATGTGTTTATCTCTCGATTGAGAAAGATGCTTGCCGAAACGCATCTTGAGATTGAAAACGTCCATGGCGTTGGATTTGTCTTCCATGTGACCAATTAA
- a CDS encoding acyl-CoA dehydrogenase has translation MHFELSEEHKMIRDTARDFAQTELLPGVIERDTHEKFPAEQIKKMGELGFLGMMVDPKYNGAGMDTVSYVLAMEELSKIDASASVVMSVNNSLVCWGLEKFGTEEQKEKYLKPLASGEVIGAFCLSEPEAGSDATSQRTTAVDKGDHYVLNGTKNWITNGNSASIYLVMAQTDVEKGHKGINCLIVEREMEGFQVGKKEEKLGIRGSDTHSLMFTDVKVPKENRLGEEGFGFKFAMKVLSGGRIGIAAQALGIASGSLELATKYAKERVAFGKPIIEHQGVAFKLAEMATKVEAARHLVLKAAWLKDQGQPFDKESAMAKLFASETAMWASVEAVQIHGGYGYVKEYHVERLMRDAKITQIYEGTSEIQKIVISRFLANE, from the coding sequence ATGCACTTTGAACTATCAGAAGAACATAAGATGATTCGCGACACGGCTCGCGACTTTGCACAAACAGAGTTGTTGCCAGGTGTAATTGAACGCGACACCCACGAAAAATTCCCTGCCGAGCAAATCAAGAAGATGGGCGAACTAGGCTTCTTGGGAATGATGGTGGATCCTAAATACAATGGCGCAGGTATGGATACTGTGAGCTATGTATTGGCCATGGAAGAGTTATCTAAAATTGACGCATCTGCTTCTGTAGTGATGTCGGTGAACAACTCTTTGGTTTGTTGGGGCCTTGAGAAATTTGGTACCGAAGAGCAAAAAGAGAAATACCTAAAGCCATTGGCTTCAGGAGAAGTGATTGGCGCATTCTGTCTTTCTGAACCAGAAGCAGGATCTGACGCTACGTCACAGCGCACTACAGCTGTAGATAAGGGAGATCATTACGTATTGAACGGTACGAAGAACTGGATTACCAATGGTAACTCTGCATCTATCTACCTAGTAATGGCTCAGACTGATGTTGAGAAAGGTCACAAAGGCATCAACTGCCTTATTGTTGAGCGCGAGATGGAAGGTTTCCAAGTAGGTAAGAAAGAAGAGAAATTGGGTATCCGCGGTAGCGACACTCACTCTTTGATGTTCACCGACGTGAAGGTTCCAAAAGAAAACCGTCTAGGAGAAGAAGGATTTGGATTCAAATTCGCCATGAAGGTATTGAGCGGTGGCCGTATTGGTATTGCTGCACAAGCTTTGGGTATTGCTAGTGGTTCATTGGAGTTGGCTACCAAGTACGCTAAAGAGCGTGTTGCTTTTGGTAAGCCGATTATCGAGCACCAAGGTGTTGCTTTCAAGTTGGCTGAAATGGCTACGAAAGTAGAAGCAGCTCGCCACCTTGTATTGAAAGCAGCTTGGTTGAAAGACCAAGGTCAGCCTTTTGATAAAGAAAGCGCTATGGCTAAGCTTTTCGCTTCAGAAACTGCAATGTGGGCTTCAGTTGAGGCCGTTCAAATTCACGGTGGTTACGGTTACGTAAAAGAGTACCACGTAGAGCGTCTCATGCGCGATGCGAAGATTACTCAGATTTACGAAGGAACTTCAGAGATCCAAAAGATTGTTATCTCTCGTTTCTTGGCGAATGAATAA
- a CDS encoding anhydro-N-acetylmuramic acid kinase has translation MKNSLFQQNNGSWTVTGTMSGTSLDGLDLCTSTFHLEDGSWRFEILKAETIPYPPELLQKIEKAYTISSPNEATEIDVVLSTYIGEQVRNHISNLETKVNLLGSHGHTVLHQPEKGLTYQIGNRPELRSAAGLPTVCDFRVGDVDLGGQGAPLVPIGDALLFSEYDVCLNLGGFANLSLERENRRVAWDICPVNIGLNHFAAKMGLEYDKNGHIAASNAMDGPTFYHLNQLPYFSEDPPKSLGREWFENAILPKLDQLNHEASIATLTGLAAYQIAKTLQEVDAQNVLCTGGGAYNKHLINMVKQSISGELTLPESTVINYKEALIFGFLALLKMRGETNVLASVTGASKDHSSGVIYA, from the coding sequence GTGAAAAACAGTCTATTCCAGCAGAACAATGGTTCATGGACCGTAACCGGAACCATGTCGGGCACCTCATTAGATGGCCTCGATCTCTGTACGTCCACATTTCATTTGGAAGACGGCTCTTGGCGTTTCGAAATTCTAAAGGCAGAAACCATCCCTTATCCGCCAGAACTTCTTCAAAAAATAGAGAAAGCGTACACCATCTCATCACCGAATGAAGCGACTGAAATAGATGTTGTGCTGAGCACCTATATCGGAGAACAAGTGAGGAATCACATTTCCAACCTTGAAACGAAGGTAAATTTGCTTGGATCTCACGGACATACCGTACTTCATCAACCCGAGAAAGGCCTGACTTATCAAATTGGAAATCGACCCGAACTTCGAAGTGCCGCTGGCCTTCCTACAGTCTGTGATTTTAGGGTTGGAGATGTTGATCTTGGCGGACAAGGAGCTCCGCTCGTTCCCATCGGAGACGCTCTTCTCTTTTCAGAATACGACGTCTGTTTGAACCTCGGTGGATTTGCCAACTTATCCCTCGAGAGAGAGAACAGAAGAGTGGCTTGGGACATTTGCCCTGTAAATATTGGACTCAATCACTTCGCGGCTAAGATGGGATTGGAATACGACAAGAACGGTCACATCGCCGCCTCTAATGCCATGGATGGACCAACCTTCTATCATCTAAATCAACTTCCTTATTTCTCAGAAGATCCTCCAAAATCCTTAGGAAGAGAGTGGTTTGAGAATGCTATTCTTCCCAAACTTGACCAATTGAACCACGAGGCGTCTATCGCCACGCTGACAGGATTAGCGGCCTATCAAATTGCCAAAACCTTGCAGGAAGTAGACGCCCAAAACGTTTTATGCACGGGAGGCGGCGCGTATAACAAACACCTCATTAACATGGTAAAGCAATCCATTTCGGGCGAGCTTACCCTTCCAGAATCTACGGTCATTAATTACAAAGAGGCACTAATTTTCGGCTTCTTGGCACTTCTAAAAATGCGCGGTGAAACCAACGTATTAGCATCGGTTACCGGAGCGAGCAAAGACCACAGTTCAGGCGTGATTTACGCTTAA
- a CDS encoding urocanate hydratase — protein MSFAEEIELGIPHDYLPELPAYDPEVNHAPVRKEILTDLEKKLALKNALRYFPEKFHAQLAPEFAEELKKYGRIYMYRYRPSYEVKARPISEYPAKSKQAAAIMLMIQNNLDHAIAQHPHELITYGGNGAVFQNWAQYRLTMQYLSQMTDEQTLHMYSGHPMGLFPSHPGAPRVIVTNGMMIPNYSKPDDWEKFNALGVTQYGQMTAGSYMYIGPQGIVHGTTITVLNACRKIDTAGTTAGKLFVTAGLGGMSGAQPKAGNIAGVVSITAEVNPKAAYKRHEQGWVDEVIEDVDAAIDAAEAHRAKGEAHSIAYLGNIVTLWERMVERNIKVDLGSDQTSLHNPWAGGYYPVDMSLEEANEMMAHQPEAFKEAIQATLRRHAAAVNALTAKGMYFFDYGNAFLLEASRAGADIMAENGIDFKYPSYVQDIMGPMCFDYGFGPFRWVCASGKPEDLEKTDRIAERVLSEIMERSPKEIQQQMADNIRWIQQAGPNKMVVGSQARILYADAEGRIAIARAFNEAIAKGEIGPVVLGRDHHDVSGTDSPYRETSNIYDGSSFTADMATHNVIGDSFRGATWVSIHNGGGVGWGEVINGGFGMYLDGSEGAKDRLEQMLLYDVNNGIARRSWARNSEAIFAIKREMERTPLLKVTLPNLASDDLINQQF, from the coding sequence TTGTCCTTCGCCGAAGAAATTGAACTCGGAATCCCTCATGATTACTTACCGGAACTCCCTGCATATGACCCGGAAGTTAATCATGCTCCTGTTCGAAAGGAGATCTTAACCGACCTAGAAAAGAAGCTCGCATTAAAGAATGCGCTTCGCTATTTTCCTGAAAAATTTCACGCGCAACTCGCTCCAGAGTTTGCAGAAGAATTGAAGAAATACGGTCGTATTTATATGTACCGATATCGTCCGAGCTACGAAGTTAAAGCGCGTCCGATTTCTGAATACCCTGCAAAATCAAAGCAGGCTGCTGCCATTATGTTGATGATTCAAAACAACTTGGATCATGCCATAGCACAGCATCCTCACGAATTGATTACCTATGGCGGCAATGGCGCTGTGTTCCAAAACTGGGCACAATACCGCCTCACCATGCAGTACTTGTCGCAAATGACCGACGAGCAAACGCTACACATGTACAGCGGTCACCCGATGGGCCTCTTCCCTTCACATCCAGGAGCTCCTCGTGTGATTGTGACCAATGGAATGATGATCCCAAATTATTCAAAACCGGATGATTGGGAGAAATTCAATGCCTTGGGCGTTACGCAATATGGTCAGATGACAGCTGGATCATACATGTACATTGGACCGCAAGGCATTGTGCATGGAACCACCATCACAGTGTTGAATGCCTGTAGAAAAATTGATACCGCTGGAACAACCGCCGGAAAACTGTTTGTCACTGCCGGATTGGGTGGTATGAGTGGTGCTCAACCCAAAGCAGGTAACATTGCTGGCGTTGTGAGCATCACAGCAGAGGTGAATCCGAAGGCCGCTTACAAGCGTCACGAGCAGGGCTGGGTAGACGAGGTGATTGAAGATGTGGATGCCGCTATTGATGCCGCTGAAGCACATCGTGCAAAAGGTGAAGCCCACAGCATTGCTTACCTCGGAAACATCGTTACGCTTTGGGAGCGCATGGTAGAGCGCAATATCAAGGTTGATTTGGGCTCCGACCAAACTTCTCTTCACAATCCATGGGCTGGAGGATACTATCCTGTAGACATGAGTTTGGAAGAAGCCAACGAAATGATGGCTCATCAACCTGAAGCATTCAAAGAGGCCATTCAAGCCACTTTGAGAAGACATGCTGCAGCCGTGAATGCCCTTACCGCAAAGGGAATGTACTTCTTCGATTACGGGAACGCGTTCTTACTAGAGGCATCACGCGCAGGCGCAGACATTATGGCTGAAAACGGCATCGACTTCAAGTACCCTAGTTATGTTCAAGACATCATGGGTCCCATGTGTTTCGATTACGGATTTGGTCCTTTCCGTTGGGTTTGTGCCAGCGGAAAACCTGAAGATTTGGAGAAAACCGACCGCATTGCTGAAAGGGTGCTAAGTGAAATCATGGAACGATCTCCAAAAGAAATTCAGCAGCAAATGGCCGACAATATTCGTTGGATTCAACAAGCGGGGCCGAACAAAATGGTGGTGGGCTCTCAAGCTCGTATTCTCTATGCCGATGCAGAAGGTAGAATTGCCATTGCACGTGCCTTTAATGAAGCAATTGCCAAAGGAGAAATTGGTCCCGTTGTTTTGGGTAGAGATCATCACGATGTAAGTGGAACCGACTCACCGTATCGCGAAACCAGCAACATTTACGATGGCTCTAGCTTCACCGCAGACATGGCCACTCACAATGTGATTGGTGACAGCTTTAGAGGCGCCACCTGGGTTAGCATCCACAATGGTGGTGGCGTAGGTTGGGGTGAAGTGATCAATGGAGGATTTGGTATGTACCTCGATGGTAGCGAAGGAGCGAAAGATCGCCTAGAGCAAATGTTGCTTTACGATGTAAACAACGGCATTGCCCGCAGGTCATGGGCTCGAAACAGCGAAGCCATTTTTGCCATTAAAAGAGAAATGGAACGCACACCTCTATTGAAGGTAACATTGCCTAACTTGGCCTCCGATGACCTAATCAATCAACAATTTTAA
- a CDS encoding OmpH family outer membrane protein: MKNGNIIFQVVLAIAVVVLFALHFTGGDDTSAKPSASSTSTESAAPKGNIVYVRMDSLLNNYQLHTRYMTSLSAKEQRLRQDLAKREENVLIERQTLQQAAPSLTPTQLRTAQNEYQRIEQAYLTYQQTKMAELQLENDSLMKIVKDDIDQSIADLQTEMGFDYVLQYQGTLLYGDSLADITTQLVQRLNAKDNASTSSEE; the protein is encoded by the coding sequence ATGAAAAACGGAAACATCATTTTCCAAGTAGTTTTAGCCATTGCCGTAGTGGTTCTTTTTGCCCTTCACTTTACCGGTGGAGACGACACCTCGGCTAAACCAAGCGCTTCCTCTACCTCTACTGAAAGTGCCGCACCCAAAGGCAACATCGTATATGTGCGCATGGATTCATTGCTCAATAACTATCAGTTGCACACGCGCTACATGACCAGTCTTTCTGCCAAAGAACAACGTCTTCGCCAGGACTTGGCTAAACGGGAGGAGAACGTTTTGATTGAAAGACAAACGCTTCAACAAGCCGCTCCAAGCCTAACTCCCACTCAACTGCGCACTGCTCAAAACGAGTATCAGCGTATTGAACAAGCCTACTTGACGTATCAACAAACCAAGATGGCAGAGCTTCAGCTAGAGAATGATTCATTGATGAAAATTGTAAAAGACGACATCGACCAGAGCATTGCAGATTTGCAAACAGAAATGGGCTTTGATTACGTTTTGCAATACCAGGGAACCCTACTTTATGGTGATTCTCTTGCGGATATTACCACTCAATTGGTACAGCGTTTGAATGCGAAAGACAACGCATCAACATCATCTGAAGAATGA
- a CDS encoding glucosaminidase domain-containing protein has product MMKNWILGTLVLFSTVVSAQSRLELREAYIEKYKNIAIREMQMYGIPASITLAQGILESGDGTSDLAREGNNHFGIKCHSDWNGRRMYKDDDEDDECFRVYDHAEASFRDHSLFLKERSRYERLFRLDPYDYEAWAEGLKDCGYATNRRYPELLIGIIEDYELYKYDKMEYTPDGDVIASSGHVVLVHESGLEYVVVKANDDWNRLSMEVDVTIDRLLDYNDLKWDTKLEEGMIIYLERKYRRGSVEKHRVQEGETMHSISQKFGIRLDKLYKRNHMLPGEEPKVGEVLTLQGYRD; this is encoded by the coding sequence ATGATGAAGAATTGGATATTGGGAACCCTTGTTTTGTTCTCAACGGTGGTGTCGGCTCAGAGTCGTTTGGAACTTCGCGAAGCCTATATTGAGAAGTATAAGAACATCGCCATTCGTGAAATGCAGATGTACGGCATTCCTGCTAGTATCACTCTGGCCCAAGGAATTTTAGAGTCGGGCGACGGTACGAGTGATTTGGCAAGGGAGGGAAATAATCACTTCGGAATCAAATGTCATTCAGATTGGAATGGCAGAAGAATGTATAAGGATGATGATGAAGATGACGAGTGTTTCCGTGTCTATGATCATGCTGAGGCCTCGTTTCGCGATCACAGTTTGTTCTTGAAGGAACGCAGTAGATACGAGCGACTTTTCCGATTAGATCCATACGATTATGAAGCCTGGGCTGAAGGACTCAAAGACTGTGGATATGCCACCAATCGCCGTTACCCAGAGTTGTTGATTGGGATTATTGAAGATTACGAGTTGTACAAGTACGACAAGATGGAATACACTCCAGATGGGGATGTCATCGCTTCCTCAGGACACGTTGTACTCGTTCATGAATCGGGGTTGGAATACGTTGTGGTCAAGGCAAATGATGATTGGAACCGCCTGTCGATGGAGGTGGATGTTACCATCGATCGACTCTTGGACTACAACGATCTGAAGTGGGATACGAAGTTGGAAGAGGGGATGATTATCTACCTTGAGCGCAAGTATAGAAGAGGTTCGGTAGAGAAGCACCGCGTTCAAGAAGGTGAAACGATGCATTCAATTTCACAGAAGTTCGGAATTAGACTGGACAAGCTGTACAAACGAAACCACATGTTGCCAGGAGAAGAGCCTAAAGTAGGTGAGGTCTTGACGCTACAAGGATATAGAGATTAG
- a CDS encoding DUF1573 domain-containing protein: MNILQSSLVSLSLLIGAPFYSSSDSAASFKWESTTVDLGEIPHNIPAEIQFEFTNDGEEPLIISNVRPSCGCTVADFPRTPIAPGESALIKAEYNAKSLGQFQKSITVQSNAEQATQVLTFKGRVVE; this comes from the coding sequence ATGAATATTCTACAATCATCCCTCGTTAGCTTATCCCTTCTCATCGGTGCTCCGTTCTATTCGTCTAGCGATAGTGCCGCTTCTTTCAAATGGGAAAGTACCACAGTTGATCTCGGCGAGATCCCACACAACATTCCTGCCGAAATTCAATTCGAATTCACCAATGATGGTGAAGAACCTCTTATCATCAGTAATGTTCGACCAAGCTGTGGTTGCACGGTTGCCGATTTTCCGCGCACACCTATCGCCCCCGGTGAATCGGCTCTAATTAAGGCCGAATACAACGCCAAATCACTCGGTCAATTTCAGAAGAGCATCACTGTTCAATCCAATGCAGAGCAAGCCACTCAAGTCTTGACCTTTAAAGGTCGTGTGGTGGAGTAA
- a CDS encoding DUF5522 domain-containing protein, with protein MGTNCYEVKNLDPEDYYLSPEGFIVFTEKYHLKRGHCCQSGCKHCPYGFDKRTGTFRKK; from the coding sequence TTGGGCACAAATTGCTATGAAGTGAAAAATCTCGATCCAGAAGATTACTATCTCAGTCCGGAGGGCTTTATTGTCTTCACGGAGAAATATCATCTGAAAAGAGGTCACTGTTGTCAGAGTGGTTGCAAGCATTGCCCCTATGGCTTTGACAAACGAACCGGAACATTTCGAAAAAAATAA